In the genome of Paenibacillus pabuli, the window TCCAAGAAGTATAAATCCATTGAAGAATTGCCTGAAGGTGCAACGGTGGCGATTGCCAACGATCCGTCCAACATTGGACGCTCACTGGTGATGATGGAACAGAACGGCCTGATTAAGCTGAAAGAAGGCGTCGGTTTCAATGCAACGCAAGCAGACATCACGGAAAACACGAAAAACTTCAAGTTCGAAGAAGTGGATCTGTTGATGTTGGCCCGCATGTTGGATGATGCGGATCTGGTTGCCATGACTCCGGCTTATGCGAGTCCGCTGGGGCTTACACCGAAGAAGGATGCGCTGTTTACCGAGAAGGATGATTCCCATTTTGCCATTACCTTGGTTGCCCGTGAAGATAACAAGGATTCGGAAGCCATTCAGAAGCTGGCGAAACGTATGGCGGGTCCAGAAGTGAAAGCTTTCTTTGAAGAAAAGTATGCGGATATTGCAATTCCGGCTTTTCAATAAGATCCGAAACAAATACGAAGACCCAGGCCTCATCGCCTGGGTCTTTTTTTGTTAACTTGTATTACGGAGTAAAGGAGAAGACCAGCATCAGCTTTTGTCAGAGTCAGGTTCTACCTTTGGCTCCATGAGGTGAATCAGTTTCCGCTCGGTGGCGGTGTCTGTTGCAGGTGTGTAGATACTGCACCGCAAATCGGCATTTCCCTGAACCTGGAGTGAGGTAAGATCAAAAAGCATTTTGCCCGCTTTGGAATGTCTAAACTCAATTAATACGTCTGGGGCACTGCTGACACTGCTCTGTTTCCAAAGGGGTTGAAAATCAGGATATCTGTCCATCATGTCGTGCAAAAACAGATTATACCATTCATCATCGACATATTGACCGTAATAAGCACGGAAAATAGCCAAAAATCCGCTCACAAAATCCTCCCAATTGACAGCCAGTCTCCGGAATTCCTTTCGTTCAAATAACAAGCTGATCATGTTTCGCTGCTCAGCAGGAATCTGTTCAAAGTCCATAAACACATGCCGGGCCGCGTCATTCCAGCCAACGATATGGCAGCGTCGATCCGAGATAATGGTGGGACAGTTGCGAAGTTCCTGCAATATTTTCTGTAAGGAAGGATGAATCTGGAGTGGCTTCTCATCCAGGATATGGAGTTCCGAATGGTACTCCATAGCAAGGGAAAATAAATACTTCCGCTCATCCGAAGTGAGTCTTAGAGCTGATGCGATGTTATCCAATACGGAATGGGACACCTGAATATCCCGGCCCTGTTCAAGCCAGGTGTACCACGTTGTGCTCACACCTGCCAATTGGGAGACTTCTTCTCTTCTTAATCCAGGCGTTCTTCGGCGGGAGCCCGCGGGTAAGCCTACGGATTCCGGAGAGATTTTGGAGCGCTGATTTTTCAGAAAAGCGGACAGTGCCTGCAGCCTGACATCATGGTTCATTCCATCACCTTCGTTCCTAAGTTTATCATGGTAGTCATTATACTATTATATTTGACAACTTGTAATAGGATAATACAGATGGCAATATAAGTGCATAACTTAATTGAACAAGTATTAAAGAGTACTAAGGGAGGCTGCGTTATGGAGCGTGTCGTTATTACAGGAATGGGAATTATCTCTCCGCTGGGGAATGATGTTCATACATTTTGGAATGGATTGGTGGAAGGGAAATCAGGAGTTTCGCATATTGAAGCGTTTGATACAACGTCCTACAAAACGAAAATAGCAGGAGTAGTCCGTGATTTTGATGGAGAGGAACGCTTCGGACGGAAGGAAGCTCGGCGTATGGACCGATTCGTGCAATTTGCTGTTGCCGCAGCAGAGCAAGCTTTGTCTGACTCCGGTCTCGTAATGGATCATGTGGACAGGGAGCGGGTTGGCGTGTATATCGGTTCCGGCATCGGCGGAATCCAGACCCTGATGGAACAAGGAAAGCTTCTGTCTGAACGTGGGCCTGCAAGAGTCAGTCCAACACTGGTACCCATGATGATATCCAATATGGCTGCGGCTATGGTCAGCATGAGGTTTGGCTGTTGGGGACCCACACTCTCTCCAGTGACAGCCTGTTCGATCGGCAACACAGCTATAGGTGAGGCTTTCCGGCTGATTCGCCATGGTGGAGCAGATGTGATTTTTGCTGGAGGGACGGAGGCAGCGGTCACCGAAGTATCGTTGGCAAGCTTTGGCAATGCAACGGCGCTATCTACACGAAACGAAGCGTATGAAGGGGCGAGTCGACCATTTGATGCAGGCAGAGATGGTTTTGTCATGGCTGAGGGTGCCGGGGTCTTGGTTGTGGAGTCCCTGTCTCATGCCCTTGCAAGAGGCGCAAACATTCTTGCGGAGGTCGTTGGGTATGGTGCCAGTTCAGACGCGTATCATATGGTGGCCACCCACCCGGAAGGGCGGGGTGCATATTTGGCCATGAAAGCCGCGCTGGCAGATGCGCTACTTCAGCCACATGAGATTGATGTCATTAATGCTCATGCTACCAGTACGGAAGCGGGTGATCTTTCCGAAACCAAAGCGATTAAGCAGCTGTTCGGTGAAGAAGCCTATCAAATTCCGGTAACGGCAAACAAATCAATGACCGGGCATATGCTGGGTGCGGCTGGTGGAGCGGAAGCTATATCACTCATTCAAAGCTTGCGTAGCGGCATCATTCCACCGACAATCAATCAGGAGCAGAGCGATCCGGAATGCGATCTTGATTATGTACCCAATGTCGCACGAGAAGCTGACTTGAGAGTTGGCATGTCCAACTCATTTGGTTTCGGTGGTCATAATGCGGTCATTATTTTGCAAAAATATCCATCCTGAAACGCAGGGCCGTCTCGAAAGGAATTCCCATTTCGATGAAATAACCTATCTGTGATTCGGTCGCTAACAAAGGGGCGTCCACTGTCATGCTCATGACTTATTGGACAGCCCTTTTAGGCGCGATAATTATCCGCTTCTGCATACGGTAGACTAGGGAAGAAATCGTCCTAATGCTTAAGACGTGAGGGGTGGCGAGTCGGTGATACTCTTACTGCTTTTGTGCAGCCAACTGACACGCCAACGCGATTGCATAAACAGTACCAGGATCGTGGATGCAGCCGCAATCAGACTAAGAATAACAAAGCCTGGTGTGTAGGATTGGTAGGAACTGTACAGTTGACCGAGAATGAGGGGCAATGCATATCCGCCCAATCCGCCAGCCGCACCTACAATACCTGTCATCAATCCAATCTCGTTGCCAAATCTTTGAGGCACCAGTTGGAACACGGACCCATTCCCTGCGCCAAGACACATCATACCGAGGAAGAGCATGACAACCACAACGGGAAGCGGTGGCATGAAGGACACACCGATCAGCATGATACAAGCTCCTGTATACAGGACGGTGAGCATGCGTGTTCCACCAACCTTGTCAGCCAGATAACCCCCTACAGGTCGGAAGAAGCTGCCGGCGATGACACAGAATGTAGTAATGTCTGCGGCGTGAACAGGAGAAAGTCCATATTGAGTGTTGAAGAAGATGGTCAGATAGTTGCATAGCCCCACGAAGCCACCAAAGGTAACGCAATAGAAGGCACAGAATACCCAGGCGTCTTTTTGTTTCAGCAAGCTTCCGTATTGAGACAATTTCTTCGGTTCAGGCCGATTGGGGCTGTTTCGTGCAAAGAGAGAAAAGAGAACAAATACGATGGCAATTGGTATAATAGCAAGCCCGAATACCACTTCCCAGCTGCCAAAATGGGTAGCCAAACGATTGGCGAATAACGTCGCGAGTACCGTTCCGCTGTTGCCCGCTCCGGCAATACCCATGGCCAAACCCTGATGCTCCTTGGGATACCATTGTCCAGCCAAAGGCAGAGCAGCGGCAAAGGAGGCGCCGGCTACACCAAGTAGAAGCGCCACCACATAGAGCTGGCTCAGGGAGTCAACCCACAGCCAACCTAACAGCAAGGGAACAAGTGTGACGAGCATCCCGATCTGTGCGGTCAGTTTCGGACCGATATAATCGGACATGAAGCCAAGCACGAGTCGCAAAATAGAGCCGCCAAGAATAGGCAGGGCCACAAGATTGGCTTTTTCCAGCGGTGTCATTGGATAGTCTAAAGCAATTACAACCGCAAGTGGGCCAAGCATACCCCATATCATAAAACTGATGTCAAAATACATAAACGCCCCGAAAAGGGTAGGTTTATGCCCGCTCTTCCAAAAACTTTTGCTCTCCATCATCCATCATCGCTCCTCATCCAATTAAGATCTTCATCCATTGTTTATGGGTTTGTTCAGACAGAAAAGGGCCGCAATTCGTCCAGATCTGAACGATTTGCGGCCCCGTTGCCGACAAGACGGTACACGTCATTGTGTCCCGTTCCCTGAGTAGATCACAGCACTGTGATTTTGATTCAAATTATAAAAAGGGAAATTCGATATGTCAATAAAAATTACACAGTTTTTAAGATTCCTCCGATTTTTATAACTTTTAATTTTTTTATGTTAAATTTATTGACATGACATTGAAATTACCTTAATCTGGATCTAATAAGAAACCATACAATGGCGTGTGGATTCCGGAGGCAACGGTGCCCTTTTCCGATATATGGAGAAGGGATTTTTCTGTTTATTTGCAAGCAAAATGTGATAGGGATAGGGGGCAGCTCATGAGTAAAACGAAACTGGTGATTATAGGGAATGGCATGGCCGGTGTAAAGTGTGTGGAAGAGATTATTGCACTGAAGCCTGATACTTATGAGATTGTTATTTACGGTAATGAACCCCGTCCCAACTACAATCGGATTATGTTATCCAAAGTATTGCAAGGAGAGCATTCG includes:
- a CDS encoding MetQ/NlpA family ABC transporter substrate-binding protein; amino-acid sequence: MKAKLMLMLLAVTLVAAGCGKKEETPAAEGNKEGTQAGQEVTLKVATLIPPMTDVLDIVKPLLKEDGVNLEVVVLSDNVQPNTALANKEVDANFFQHVPYMNQYNEANNANLVAVQPIYNAIYGAYSKKYKSIEELPEGATVAIANDPSNIGRSLVMMEQNGLIKLKEGVGFNATQADITENTKNFKFEEVDLLMLARMLDDADLVAMTPAYASPLGLTPKKDALFTEKDDSHFAITLVAREDNKDSEAIQKLAKRMAGPEVKAFFEEKYADIAIPAFQ
- a CDS encoding helix-turn-helix transcriptional regulator, whose protein sequence is MNHDVRLQALSAFLKNQRSKISPESVGLPAGSRRRTPGLRREEVSQLAGVSTTWYTWLEQGRDIQVSHSVLDNIASALRLTSDERKYLFSLAMEYHSELHILDEKPLQIHPSLQKILQELRNCPTIISDRRCHIVGWNDAARHVFMDFEQIPAEQRNMISLLFERKEFRRLAVNWEDFVSGFLAIFRAYYGQYVDDEWYNLFLHDMMDRYPDFQPLWKQSSVSSAPDVLIEFRHSKAGKMLFDLTSLQVQGNADLRCSIYTPATDTATERKLIHLMEPKVEPDSDKS
- the fabF gene encoding beta-ketoacyl-ACP synthase II, with product MERVVITGMGIISPLGNDVHTFWNGLVEGKSGVSHIEAFDTTSYKTKIAGVVRDFDGEERFGRKEARRMDRFVQFAVAAAEQALSDSGLVMDHVDRERVGVYIGSGIGGIQTLMEQGKLLSERGPARVSPTLVPMMISNMAAAMVSMRFGCWGPTLSPVTACSIGNTAIGEAFRLIRHGGADVIFAGGTEAAVTEVSLASFGNATALSTRNEAYEGASRPFDAGRDGFVMAEGAGVLVVESLSHALARGANILAEVVGYGASSDAYHMVATHPEGRGAYLAMKAALADALLQPHEIDVINAHATSTEAGDLSETKAIKQLFGEEAYQIPVTANKSMTGHMLGAAGGAEAISLIQSLRSGIIPPTINQEQSDPECDLDYVPNVAREADLRVGMSNSFGFGGHNAVIILQKYPS
- a CDS encoding nitrate/nitrite transporter, giving the protein MESKSFWKSGHKPTLFGAFMYFDISFMIWGMLGPLAVVIALDYPMTPLEKANLVALPILGGSILRLVLGFMSDYIGPKLTAQIGMLVTLVPLLLGWLWVDSLSQLYVVALLLGVAGASFAAALPLAGQWYPKEHQGLAMGIAGAGNSGTVLATLFANRLATHFGSWEVVFGLAIIPIAIVFVLFSLFARNSPNRPEPKKLSQYGSLLKQKDAWVFCAFYCVTFGGFVGLCNYLTIFFNTQYGLSPVHAADITTFCVIAGSFFRPVGGYLADKVGGTRMLTVLYTGACIMLIGVSFMPPLPVVVVMLFLGMMCLGAGNGSVFQLVPQRFGNEIGLMTGIVGAAGGLGGYALPLILGQLYSSYQSYTPGFVILSLIAAASTILVLFMQSRWRVSWLHKSSKSITDSPPLTS